A single window of Crassostrea angulata isolate pt1a10 chromosome 8, ASM2561291v2, whole genome shotgun sequence DNA harbors:
- the LOC128158445 gene encoding uncharacterized protein LOC128158445 isoform X2, whose translation MALSESQIPPDAQHYLVCGTEDCEKNCQFYCNECHHPMCEQCRDEHQKSPETKDHEVVPYKQRKRQLPMQKCKIHPTKDINLLCEECKIPLCSKCGTTTKHRGHLFTDLEMVFTEKCSSCHAETTKIRSYFEPTSQDLKREIRRDVTEIKKITEGLRTSMKAQTEAVKKMVDTVTSEKIKQVNKIKQSLLKTLNGQNQEIDDYINYLNDLIKTYYGYLSPSNIEQLTFALKSENLIIRPIPETSKPVYPVFTAGQYSEKDVEKLLGIITVPNYKPEKRKIKPMETASTQLKPTGKQRKHNREKSNVKKTLSRSSSVTMVREFTVLGVSDVYHISLGKSGRIWVSDYNLFQTDLQGNKLQTIQTSGNLDGYHTVTQDGDLIYTDKDNKVINRITPDNTITEFIETEDWRPWSIHSSHINGDILVGMRKDEEAKVTRYNKTGTEIQNIKRDNKGHELYSYPHYITENINGDICVSDYDKHAVVVVDKSGQHRFSYSGWESVFTPFGICTDVLGHILVCDDYTDTFYLLDQDGQLLSFLLTSEQWLGMFCSVCVDDENNLWVGQWGNKVSVYKYLQ comes from the coding sequence ATGGCACTATCTGAGTCCCAAATACCACCCGACGCCCAGCATTATTTGGTGTGTGGAACTGAAGACTGTGAGAAGAACTGCCAGTTTTACTGCAATGAATGTCACCACCCAATGTGTGAACAATGCAGAGATGAACATCAGAAGAGTCCAGAAACCAAGGACCACGAAGTAGTACCTTATAAGCAACGCAAACGTCAGCTTCCTATGCAGAAATGCAAGATCCACCCCACAAAAGACATAAATCTTCTCTGTGAGGAATGCAAGATTCCTCTTTGCTCAAAATGCGGAACCACAACAAAACACCGCGGCCATCTGTTTACCGACCTAGAAATggtctttactgaaaaatgttcatcttgTCATGCAGAAACTACTAAAATTCGAAGCTATTTTGAGCCTACTTCTCAAGATCTGAAAAGGGAAATTAGGAGAGATGTAACAGAAATAAAGAAGATAACAGAAGGCTTAAGAACATCCATGAAGGCTCAAACTGAGGCTGTGAAAAAGATGGTAGACACAGTCACATCTGAAAAGATAAAACaagtcaacaaaataaaacagtcattattaaaaacattaaacgGTCAAAACCAAGAAATAGATGATTACATCAACTATCTCaatgatttaatcaaaacatattATGGTTACCTATCTCCTTCAAACATAGAACAATTAACATTTGCCCTCAAATCTGAAAATTTGATCATAAGACCCATACCAGAGACATCCAAACCTGTATATCCCGTATTTACTGCTGGTCAATACAGCGAGAAAGATGTCGAAAAACTACTGGGTATAATAACTGTTCCAAACTATAAAccagagaaaagaaaaataaaacccatgGAGACTGCCTCTACACAGCTGAAACCTACAGGGAAACAGAGAAAACACAACAGAGAGAAATCTAACGTGAAAAAAACACTGTCTCGGTCTTCCTCTGTCACCATGGTCAGGGAGTTCACAGTATTAGGTGTTAGtgatgtatatcatatatcactGGGTAAATCAGGCAGAATCTGGGTCAGTGATTATAACCTTTTCCAAACAGATCTACAAGGGAATAAGCTACAGACTATACAAACCAGTGGTAATTTGGACGGctaccacacagtcacacaggacGGGGATCTGATCTATACAGACAAAGACAACAAAGTCATCAATAGGATAACACCGGATAATACAATCACTGAATTCATTGAAACGGAAGACTGGAGACCATGGAGTATACACTCCTCTCACATCAACGGGGACATACTGGTGGGGATGAGAAAGGATGAAGAGGCTAAAGTCACCAGGTATAACAAGACAGGGacagaaatacagaacataAAGAGAGACAACAAAGGACATGAACTGTATAGTTACCCAcactacatcacagaaaacatcaatggtgaTATCTGTGTATCAGACTATGACAAACATGCTGTAGTGGTGGTGGATAAATCAGGACAACACAGGTTCTCCTACTCAGGTTGGGAGTCAGTGTTTACTCCTTTTGGAATATGTACTGATGTACTCGGTCACATCCTAGTGTGTGATGATTACACTGACACATTTTAtctcctggatcaggacggtcaATTGTTATCTTTTCTACTTACCTCAGAGCAATGGTTAGGGATGTTTTGTAGTGTGTGTGTAGACGATGAGAACAATCTCTGGGTGGGACAATGGGGTAACAAAGTATCAGTATACAAGTATCTACAGTGA
- the LOC128158445 gene encoding uncharacterized protein LOC128158445 isoform X1 produces MKESISWKIFWIQMALSESQIPPDAQHYLVCGTEDCEKNCQFYCNECHHPMCEQCRDEHQKSPETKDHEVVPYKQRKRQLPMQKCKIHPTKDINLLCEECKIPLCSKCGTTTKHRGHLFTDLEMVFTEKCSSCHAETTKIRSYFEPTSQDLKREIRRDVTEIKKITEGLRTSMKAQTEAVKKMVDTVTSEKIKQVNKIKQSLLKTLNGQNQEIDDYINYLNDLIKTYYGYLSPSNIEQLTFALKSENLIIRPIPETSKPVYPVFTAGQYSEKDVEKLLGIITVPNYKPEKRKIKPMETASTQLKPTGKQRKHNREKSNVKKTLSRSSSVTMVREFTVLGVSDVYHISLGKSGRIWVSDYNLFQTDLQGNKLQTIQTSGNLDGYHTVTQDGDLIYTDKDNKVINRITPDNTITEFIETEDWRPWSIHSSHINGDILVGMRKDEEAKVTRYNKTGTEIQNIKRDNKGHELYSYPHYITENINGDICVSDYDKHAVVVVDKSGQHRFSYSGWESVFTPFGICTDVLGHILVCDDYTDTFYLLDQDGQLLSFLLTSEQWLGMFCSVCVDDENNLWVGQWGNKVSVYKYLQ; encoded by the exons ATGAAGGAGTCCATCTCCTGGAAAATATTCTGGATCCAA ATGGCACTATCTGAGTCCCAAATACCACCCGACGCCCAGCATTATTTGGTGTGTGGAACTGAAGACTGTGAGAAGAACTGCCAGTTTTACTGCAATGAATGTCACCACCCAATGTGTGAACAATGCAGAGATGAACATCAGAAGAGTCCAGAAACCAAGGACCACGAAGTAGTACCTTATAAGCAACGCAAACGTCAGCTTCCTATGCAGAAATGCAAGATCCACCCCACAAAAGACATAAATCTTCTCTGTGAGGAATGCAAGATTCCTCTTTGCTCAAAATGCGGAACCACAACAAAACACCGCGGCCATCTGTTTACCGACCTAGAAATggtctttactgaaaaatgttcatcttgTCATGCAGAAACTACTAAAATTCGAAGCTATTTTGAGCCTACTTCTCAAGATCTGAAAAGGGAAATTAGGAGAGATGTAACAGAAATAAAGAAGATAACAGAAGGCTTAAGAACATCCATGAAGGCTCAAACTGAGGCTGTGAAAAAGATGGTAGACACAGTCACATCTGAAAAGATAAAACaagtcaacaaaataaaacagtcattattaaaaacattaaacgGTCAAAACCAAGAAATAGATGATTACATCAACTATCTCaatgatttaatcaaaacatattATGGTTACCTATCTCCTTCAAACATAGAACAATTAACATTTGCCCTCAAATCTGAAAATTTGATCATAAGACCCATACCAGAGACATCCAAACCTGTATATCCCGTATTTACTGCTGGTCAATACAGCGAGAAAGATGTCGAAAAACTACTGGGTATAATAACTGTTCCAAACTATAAAccagagaaaagaaaaataaaacccatgGAGACTGCCTCTACACAGCTGAAACCTACAGGGAAACAGAGAAAACACAACAGAGAGAAATCTAACGTGAAAAAAACACTGTCTCGGTCTTCCTCTGTCACCATGGTCAGGGAGTTCACAGTATTAGGTGTTAGtgatgtatatcatatatcactGGGTAAATCAGGCAGAATCTGGGTCAGTGATTATAACCTTTTCCAAACAGATCTACAAGGGAATAAGCTACAGACTATACAAACCAGTGGTAATTTGGACGGctaccacacagtcacacaggacGGGGATCTGATCTATACAGACAAAGACAACAAAGTCATCAATAGGATAACACCGGATAATACAATCACTGAATTCATTGAAACGGAAGACTGGAGACCATGGAGTATACACTCCTCTCACATCAACGGGGACATACTGGTGGGGATGAGAAAGGATGAAGAGGCTAAAGTCACCAGGTATAACAAGACAGGGacagaaatacagaacataAAGAGAGACAACAAAGGACATGAACTGTATAGTTACCCAcactacatcacagaaaacatcaatggtgaTATCTGTGTATCAGACTATGACAAACATGCTGTAGTGGTGGTGGATAAATCAGGACAACACAGGTTCTCCTACTCAGGTTGGGAGTCAGTGTTTACTCCTTTTGGAATATGTACTGATGTACTCGGTCACATCCTAGTGTGTGATGATTACACTGACACATTTTAtctcctggatcaggacggtcaATTGTTATCTTTTCTACTTACCTCAGAGCAATGGTTAGGGATGTTTTGTAGTGTGTGTGTAGACGATGAGAACAATCTCTGGGTGGGACAATGGGGTAACAAAGTATCAGTATACAAGTATCTACAGTGA